A section of the Cutibacterium granulosum genome encodes:
- a CDS encoding bifunctional folylpolyglutamate synthase/dihydrofolate synthase: protein MMDHADLVAQLEARWPENRIGPGLGREEALLDLLGNPQRSCPVIHIAGTNGKGSTALMVESLLRAAGLRVGRYASPHLVDVNERICIDGAPISDEVFDQTWEQIEPMVHMVDEQQVNGIQMTFFEVITAMAFAAFADAPVDVMVVEVGLGGRWDATNVADGDVCVICPVAMDHMHILGDSLEKIASEKAGIIKSGSVPVIAGQKPEAAPVLLAQCQQVGARPVLEGPDFGLLGRRGAVGGQVLRLQTASGPLGELYLPLFGEHMARNAALAVAAAEALTGPLKPDIIEQGLAQVSAPARLELVRRAPAIVLDTFHNPHGADSALAGLTQSFDFHPLVAVFAAMRDKDVAGVLERMSQDVNHVVLTGLPGDRAYHAAELADLASEHWAADEVTLTENTAEALEQAIHVADAAGPSAGILVAGSVVLAGEARHILLPDGVNHVSTAPTAVVESPELSEVQIEQMEGEPLDVPDEVGENQWDGTDLNDE from the coding sequence TTGATGGACCACGCGGATCTGGTGGCACAGCTCGAGGCGCGATGGCCGGAGAACCGGATCGGTCCGGGGCTCGGCCGTGAGGAGGCCCTCCTCGACCTGTTGGGCAATCCCCAGCGTTCCTGCCCGGTGATCCACATCGCCGGCACCAACGGCAAGGGTTCGACTGCGCTCATGGTCGAGTCCCTGCTGCGTGCTGCCGGGTTGCGGGTGGGACGTTACGCGTCCCCACACCTGGTCGACGTCAATGAGCGGATCTGCATCGACGGAGCGCCCATCAGCGACGAGGTGTTCGACCAGACCTGGGAACAGATCGAGCCGATGGTCCACATGGTCGACGAACAGCAGGTCAACGGCATCCAGATGACATTCTTCGAGGTCATCACGGCGATGGCCTTCGCCGCCTTCGCCGATGCCCCGGTGGACGTCATGGTCGTCGAGGTTGGTCTGGGCGGCCGCTGGGACGCGACGAATGTGGCCGACGGCGACGTCTGCGTCATCTGCCCGGTGGCGATGGATCACATGCACATCCTGGGTGACAGCTTGGAGAAGATTGCCTCGGAGAAGGCGGGAATCATCAAGTCTGGGTCGGTGCCGGTCATTGCTGGTCAGAAACCGGAGGCGGCCCCCGTCCTGTTGGCGCAGTGCCAGCAGGTGGGTGCCCGACCGGTGCTCGAGGGGCCAGACTTCGGTCTGCTGGGGCGTCGTGGGGCAGTCGGTGGCCAGGTGTTGCGTCTGCAGACAGCTTCCGGGCCGTTGGGGGAGTTGTACCTGCCCCTGTTCGGGGAGCACATGGCACGCAACGCTGCCCTCGCCGTTGCCGCCGCCGAGGCGCTCACCGGGCCGCTCAAGCCCGACATCATCGAGCAGGGTCTGGCACAGGTGAGTGCCCCGGCCCGTCTGGAACTGGTGCGACGGGCCCCAGCCATCGTCCTGGACACCTTCCACAACCCGCATGGTGCCGATTCGGCCCTTGCCGGTCTCACTCAATCCTTCGACTTCCACCCCCTCGTCGCCGTGTTCGCAGCGATGCGTGACAAGGATGTCGCAGGAGTTCTTGAGCGGATGTCGCAGGACGTCAACCACGTCGTGCTCACCGGTCTTCCCGGAGATCGTGCCTACCACGCCGCCGAGCTGGCGGACCTGGCGTCCGAACACTGGGCAGCCGACGAGGTGACGCTCACCGAGAACACTGCCGAGGCGTTGGAGCAGGCGATCCACGTGGCGGATGCTGCCGGACCCTCGGCAGGCATCCTGGTGGCCGGCTCCGTGGTGCTCGCGGGGGAGGCCCGTCACATCCTGTTGCCCGATGGCGTCAACCACGTCTCGACAGCTCCCACGGCAGTGGTGGAATCCCCCGAGCTCTCCGAAGTGCAGATCGAGCAGATGGAGGGTGAACCCCTCGACGTTCCCGACGAGGTCGGGGAGAACCAGTGGGACGGCACCGATCTGAATGACGAATGA
- a CDS encoding phosphoglycerate kinase, which translates to MKSVDDLGDLRGKRVVIRCDFNVPLDGDKITDDGRIKAALPTLTQLHEAGARVTVLAHLGRPKGEVNPKFSLAPVAKRLGELMNLDVKLAEDVVGPSAQELSKSLADGDICLVENVRFEPGETSKDAAERLDLAKKYAEFGEYYVSNGFGVVHRKQASVYDLSKLLPNAAGSLVAKEVEVLEGLTAEPKRPFVVVLGGAKVADKLAVIDNLLKVADTLVIGGGMLFTFLKAQGYEVGKSLVDDASIETCKKYLEQAEATSKQILLPTDVRVASDVDFDAHTVGQVDVVPVDAIPADKMGLDIGPETEKAYAAAIEQATSVFWNGPMGVFEIKGLEQGTKTVAEALTKVDGLSVVGGGDSASAVRALGFDDDQFGHISTGGGASLELMEGKELPGIAVLKENN; encoded by the coding sequence ATGAAGTCTGTTGACGATCTGGGTGACCTGCGCGGCAAGCGCGTCGTCATCCGTTGCGATTTCAACGTGCCGCTCGACGGCGACAAGATCACTGACGACGGCCGCATCAAGGCCGCTCTGCCCACCCTGACCCAGCTTCACGAGGCTGGCGCCCGCGTCACCGTGCTGGCTCACCTGGGACGCCCCAAGGGCGAGGTCAACCCCAAGTTCTCCCTGGCCCCGGTCGCCAAGCGTCTGGGCGAGCTCATGAACCTCGACGTCAAGCTTGCCGAGGATGTCGTGGGTCCCTCCGCCCAGGAGCTGTCCAAGTCGCTTGCCGACGGAGACATCTGCCTGGTCGAGAACGTCCGCTTCGAGCCTGGTGAGACCAGCAAGGACGCCGCCGAGCGTCTTGACCTCGCCAAGAAGTACGCCGAGTTCGGTGAGTACTACGTCTCCAACGGCTTCGGCGTCGTGCACCGCAAGCAGGCCTCGGTCTACGACCTGTCCAAGCTGCTGCCCAACGCCGCTGGTTCCCTGGTGGCCAAGGAGGTTGAGGTCCTCGAGGGTCTTACCGCCGAGCCCAAGCGTCCGTTCGTCGTCGTCCTCGGTGGCGCCAAGGTCGCCGACAAGCTCGCCGTCATCGACAATCTGCTCAAGGTTGCCGACACCCTCGTCATTGGCGGCGGCATGCTCTTCACCTTCCTCAAGGCTCAGGGCTACGAGGTTGGCAAGTCGCTGGTCGACGACGCCTCCATCGAGACCTGCAAGAAGTACCTCGAGCAGGCCGAGGCCACCAGCAAGCAGATCCTGCTTCCCACCGACGTGCGCGTCGCCTCCGACGTGGACTTCGACGCCCACACCGTGGGTCAGGTCGACGTCGTCCCCGTCGACGCCATCCCGGCCGACAAGATGGGCCTGGACATCGGCCCCGAGACCGAGAAGGCCTACGCCGCTGCCATCGAGCAGGCCACCAGCGTCTTCTGGAACGGCCCGATGGGCGTCTTCGAGATCAAGGGCCTGGAGCAGGGCACCAAGACCGTTGCCGAGGCCCTCACCAAGGTTGACGGCCTGTCGGTGGTCGGTGGTGGCGACTCCGCCTCCGCCGTGCGCGCCCTCGGCTTCGACGATGACCAGTTCGGTCACATCTCGACCGGTGGTGGTGCCTCCCTCGAGCTCATGGAGGGCAAGGAACTTCCCGGAATCGCTGTCCTGAAGGAGAACAACTGA
- the whiA gene encoding DNA-binding protein WhiA: MALTTDIKVELAHVETVKACCRCAEITAMLRFAGRVQVVRGHVVVEAEFDTRQAADRFAEAIRDTFNLQCDMIVIGPSESTRNTRYLLRMVRGGAELARLTGLVDRAGRPVRGLPASTVGSGKCCQAAIWRGAFLGNGTLTHSSQSICLEVLSPSPEAALALVGSARRLNVPAKTRRTRHVDRAVVRDADAISTLFTVMGAVEGVRAWRESLAAQESHVGVNRLANFDDANSRRSAQAAQTASLRVRRALEILGDDVPEHLLKAGELRLEHKDASLEELGQFHVPPLTKDAIAGRIRRLLAMADKEARSRNLPTTADAASAERGRGH; encoded by the coding sequence ATGGCTCTCACCACGGACATCAAGGTGGAACTGGCTCATGTCGAGACGGTGAAGGCATGCTGCCGGTGTGCTGAGATCACCGCGATGCTGCGTTTCGCGGGGCGGGTACAGGTGGTGCGTGGGCACGTCGTCGTCGAGGCCGAGTTCGACACTCGCCAGGCTGCCGACCGCTTTGCGGAAGCCATTCGGGATACCTTCAACCTCCAGTGCGACATGATCGTCATCGGCCCCTCGGAGTCGACGAGAAATACCCGGTATCTTCTGCGGATGGTGCGAGGTGGAGCCGAGCTTGCTCGACTGACCGGACTCGTGGATCGGGCGGGTAGGCCGGTGCGAGGGTTGCCGGCGTCAACCGTCGGATCTGGGAAATGCTGTCAGGCAGCCATCTGGCGTGGCGCCTTCCTGGGCAATGGGACATTGACGCATTCCAGTCAGTCCATCTGCCTCGAAGTGCTCTCACCCAGCCCGGAGGCGGCCCTGGCCTTGGTTGGTTCGGCTCGCAGACTGAACGTGCCAGCAAAGACTCGTCGCACGCGTCACGTGGATCGAGCCGTCGTCCGAGACGCCGATGCCATCTCGACGCTGTTCACCGTCATGGGGGCCGTCGAGGGGGTCCGTGCCTGGCGCGAGAGCCTGGCTGCGCAGGAATCCCACGTTGGTGTGAACCGACTGGCGAACTTCGATGACGCCAATTCCCGCCGATCCGCACAGGCGGCCCAGACGGCCTCACTGCGCGTTCGTCGTGCCCTGGAAATACTGGGTGACGACGTCCCGGAGCATTTGCTCAAGGCAGGAGAGCTCCGTCTGGAGCACAAGGACGCCAGCCTGGAGGAACTGGGGCAGTTCCACGTGCCACCCCTGACGAAGGACGCCATCGCGGGACGAATCCGTCGCCTGCTGGCAATGGCCGACAAGGAGGCCAGGTCGCGCAATCTGCCCACCACCGCCGATGCCGCATCGGCAGAGCGTGGACGCGGCCACTGA
- the gap gene encoding type I glyceraldehyde-3-phosphate dehydrogenase — MTVKVGINGFGRIGRNFFRALKDQGADLEVVAVNDLTDTKTLAHLLKYDSILGRFPGEVSYDEDSITVDGKQIKVLGERDPKNLPWKDLGVDIAVESTGLFTDGTKAQAHIEAGAKKVVISAPGKNVDGTFVMGVNDGDYDNAKHNIISNASCTTNCLAPLAKVLNDEFGIEHGIMTTVHAYTGDQRLQDAPHKDLRRARAAALNMIPTKTGAAQAVSLVLPELKGKFDGLAVRVPTPTGSLTDLTFQASKEVSVEAVQAAVKKAAEGPLKGILAYTEDPIVSTDIMGDSHSSIFDATETKVIGNLVKVLSWYDNEWGYSNRLVDLTELVASKLA, encoded by the coding sequence ATGACCGTCAAGGTTGGTATCAATGGATTCGGCCGCATTGGCCGCAACTTCTTCCGCGCTCTCAAGGATCAGGGCGCTGACCTCGAGGTCGTCGCCGTCAACGACCTCACCGACACCAAGACCCTGGCCCACCTCCTGAAGTACGACTCCATCTTGGGCCGTTTCCCCGGAGAGGTCAGCTACGACGAGGACTCCATCACCGTCGACGGCAAGCAGATCAAGGTCCTCGGCGAGCGTGACCCGAAGAACCTCCCTTGGAAGGATCTCGGCGTTGACATCGCCGTCGAGTCCACCGGTCTGTTCACCGATGGCACCAAGGCTCAGGCCCACATCGAGGCTGGCGCCAAGAAGGTCGTCATCTCCGCTCCCGGCAAGAACGTTGACGGCACCTTCGTCATGGGCGTCAACGACGGCGACTACGACAATGCGAAGCACAACATCATCTCCAACGCTTCCTGCACCACCAACTGCCTGGCTCCGCTGGCCAAGGTCCTGAATGACGAGTTCGGCATCGAGCACGGCATCATGACCACCGTTCACGCCTACACCGGTGACCAGCGTCTGCAGGACGCCCCCCACAAGGATCTGCGTCGCGCCCGTGCCGCCGCCCTCAACATGATCCCCACCAAGACCGGTGCCGCCCAGGCCGTGTCGCTGGTCCTGCCGGAGCTCAAGGGCAAGTTCGACGGTCTCGCCGTCCGCGTCCCCACCCCGACCGGCTCCCTGACCGATCTCACCTTCCAGGCTTCCAAGGAGGTTTCCGTCGAGGCCGTCCAGGCCGCCGTGAAGAAGGCCGCCGAGGGCCCGCTCAAGGGCATCCTGGCCTACACCGAGGACCCGATCGTCTCCACCGACATCATGGGTGACTCGCACTCCAGCATCTTCGACGCCACCGAGACCAAGGTCATCGGCAACCTCGTCAAGGTGCTCTCCTGGTACGACAACGAGTGGGGCTACTCCAACCGCTTGGTCGACCTGACCGAGCTCGTCGCCTCCAAGCTGGCCTGA
- the rapZ gene encoding RNase adapter RapZ — protein sequence MDTVTTTTNPDGSRPPQRVAVITGMSGAGRRTAAHAMEDLGWYVVDNLPPTMLTALCDEVDSHGIRLLAVVADVRTRSLFDSLGDALSQLRDRGIDPEILFLEATDETIVKRQESSRRPLPLQRGGHLLEAIALERRMLSTLRADADLVIDTSGITTRQLAQRIDHAFAVDETTGLAYQVMSFGFKRGVPVDADLVFDVRFLPNPFWVPELRPKTGLSPDVSSYVLAQPGAVDFVAGVDQLLTGMEDGYLREGKKQVTVAIGCTGGKHRSTAITEELAARLRSRGRRTAVLHRDLGRE from the coding sequence ATGGACACCGTGACCACTACGACGAATCCCGACGGCTCCCGGCCACCCCAACGTGTCGCCGTCATCACCGGCATGTCCGGGGCGGGCAGACGCACTGCGGCCCACGCCATGGAGGACCTGGGCTGGTACGTCGTCGACAACCTGCCGCCGACGATGCTGACTGCCCTGTGTGACGAGGTCGACAGCCACGGCATTCGACTTCTGGCCGTGGTGGCCGACGTGCGTACCCGCAGTCTCTTCGATTCCCTGGGAGATGCCCTCTCACAACTGCGTGACCGGGGCATCGATCCAGAGATTCTCTTTCTGGAGGCCACCGACGAGACGATCGTCAAACGTCAGGAGTCCAGCCGTCGCCCCCTGCCACTGCAGCGTGGCGGGCACCTGCTGGAGGCCATCGCCCTGGAACGGCGAATGCTCTCCACCTTGCGCGCCGACGCCGACCTCGTCATCGACACCTCGGGAATCACCACCCGCCAGCTGGCCCAGCGCATCGACCACGCCTTCGCCGTCGACGAGACGACCGGGCTGGCCTACCAAGTGATGTCCTTCGGCTTCAAACGTGGGGTCCCGGTGGACGCCGATCTCGTCTTCGACGTGCGCTTCCTGCCCAACCCGTTCTGGGTGCCGGAGCTGCGCCCCAAGACTGGCCTGTCCCCGGACGTGTCCTCCTACGTCCTGGCGCAACCGGGAGCCGTGGACTTCGTTGCCGGAGTGGACCAGCTGCTCACCGGTATGGAGGACGGCTATCTTCGGGAGGGGAAGAAACAGGTGACGGTGGCCATCGGCTGCACCGGTGGCAAACACCGCAGTACCGCGATCACCGAGGAACTGGCGGCCAGACTACGGTCTCGAGGACGACGCACCGCCGTCCTGCATCGAGATCTGGGGAGGGAATGA
- the secG gene encoding preprotein translocase subunit SecG: MSVPLVTWPIMTLSIILCILSIILTLSVLLHKSRGGGLSDLFGGGVSTSMGGTSVAERNLDRITIIVGLIWVACIIGLLFLYRYS; the protein is encoded by the coding sequence ATGTCCGTCCCACTTGTTACCTGGCCGATCATGACGCTGTCGATCATCCTGTGCATTCTCAGCATCATCCTCACCCTGTCCGTGCTGCTCCACAAGAGTCGAGGCGGTGGCCTGTCCGACCTCTTCGGTGGCGGTGTGTCCACGTCCATGGGTGGTACCTCGGTCGCCGAGCGAAACCTGGACCGCATCACCATCATCGTTGGTCTGATCTGGGTGGCCTGCATCATCGGGCTGCTGTTCCTGTACCGCTACAGCTGA
- a CDS encoding gluconeogenesis factor YvcK family protein, with protein sequence MYRPAVTAFGGGHGLAASLRAMRRITDRITAVVTVADNGGSSGRLREEFDCLPPGDLRQALAALCADDFVGRTWAQVMQSRFRGDGPLAGHAIGNLLIAGLWQELDDPVAGLDMVGQLLGTRGRVLPMSLMPLDITAEVVGLDPNRPDEMYSLTGQSTIAKTSAEVIEVHLDPPDPPASPSVLEAIETSDVLVLGPGSWFTSVMPHLLVPQIVEAIMDSDALKILTLNVAGADETNGFSPARHLEVLAEHEPRIRFDVVLADRSFARSDPHLGTFARNLGARIVEADLAMHDGSARHDPLRLASAYAEVMGVHIR encoded by the coding sequence ATGTATCGACCAGCCGTCACCGCATTCGGTGGCGGGCACGGTCTGGCGGCCTCGCTGCGTGCCATGCGCCGCATCACCGATCGCATCACCGCCGTCGTGACGGTGGCCGACAACGGCGGATCGTCCGGACGCCTGCGTGAGGAGTTCGACTGTCTACCGCCTGGTGACCTGCGTCAGGCGCTGGCCGCGTTGTGTGCCGATGACTTCGTGGGGCGTACCTGGGCCCAGGTGATGCAGTCTCGGTTCCGTGGTGACGGACCGCTGGCGGGGCATGCCATCGGCAATCTGCTCATTGCCGGGCTGTGGCAGGAGCTGGATGATCCGGTCGCGGGCCTGGACATGGTGGGTCAGCTGCTCGGCACCCGGGGTCGTGTGCTGCCGATGTCGCTCATGCCCCTGGACATCACTGCCGAGGTCGTCGGCCTGGACCCGAACCGTCCCGACGAGATGTACAGTCTCACCGGCCAGTCGACCATCGCCAAGACGAGCGCCGAGGTGATCGAGGTGCACCTCGACCCGCCCGACCCGCCGGCCAGCCCGTCGGTGCTGGAGGCCATCGAGACCTCCGACGTGCTCGTACTGGGCCCCGGATCGTGGTTCACCTCGGTGATGCCACACCTGCTCGTGCCACAGATCGTCGAGGCCATCATGGATTCCGACGCCCTCAAGATCCTCACCCTCAATGTTGCCGGGGCCGACGAGACCAACGGTTTCAGCCCTGCACGGCACTTGGAGGTGTTGGCCGAGCATGAGCCGCGTATTAGGTTCGATGTCGTCCTCGCCGACCGCTCCTTCGCACGGAGCGATCCACATCTGGGGACGTTCGCGCGCAACCTGGGAGCACGGATCGTCGAGGCCGATCTGGCCATGCACGACGGTTCGGCCCGTCATGACCCGTTGCGGCTGGCCTCGGCCTACGCAGAGGTCATGGGGGTGCACATCCGGTGA
- the tpiA gene encoding triose-phosphate isomerase: MTRTPILAGNWKMNVNHLDAVTLVQDLGQALAEAGYDKSKAEAVVIPPFTDIRSVQVLIDGDKLPITYGAQDISAHDDGAYTGEVSGTMLSKLGCSYVVVGHSERREYHEESDELVNAKAKKIIEAGMTPIICCGEPLDVRKAGKHVEHTVGQIKADLDGISAADVAKLVIAYEPIWAIGTGETATADDAQEVCGAIRKAVAEMYDEATAESVRIQYGGSVKPGNVVEIMSKPDVDGALVGGASLKAADFAKIVTFYAA; the protein is encoded by the coding sequence ATGACTCGCACCCCGATTCTCGCTGGCAACTGGAAGATGAACGTGAACCACCTGGACGCGGTGACCCTCGTCCAGGACCTGGGTCAGGCTCTCGCTGAGGCCGGCTACGACAAGTCCAAGGCCGAGGCCGTCGTCATCCCGCCGTTCACCGACATCCGCTCAGTGCAGGTGCTCATCGACGGCGACAAGCTGCCGATCACCTACGGTGCCCAGGACATCTCCGCCCACGACGACGGTGCCTACACCGGTGAGGTGTCTGGCACCATGCTCTCCAAGCTCGGCTGCAGCTACGTTGTCGTCGGCCACTCCGAGCGTCGTGAGTACCACGAGGAGTCCGACGAGCTCGTCAACGCCAAGGCCAAGAAGATCATCGAGGCCGGCATGACGCCGATCATCTGCTGTGGTGAGCCCTTGGACGTCCGCAAGGCGGGCAAGCACGTCGAGCACACCGTCGGCCAGATCAAGGCCGATCTCGACGGCATCAGCGCGGCTGACGTCGCCAAGCTCGTCATTGCCTACGAGCCCATCTGGGCCATCGGCACCGGCGAGACCGCCACCGCCGACGATGCACAGGAGGTCTGCGGAGCCATCCGCAAGGCCGTCGCCGAGATGTACGACGAGGCCACCGCCGAGTCCGTGCGGATCCAGTACGGCGGCTCTGTGAAGCCGGGCAATGTCGTGGAGATCATGAGCAAGCCCGATGTGGACGGTGCCCTCGTGGGCGGCGCCTCCCTCAAGGCTGCCGATTTCGCCAAGATCGTGACGTTCTACGCTGCCTGA
- the uvrC gene encoding excinuclease ABC subunit UvrC, which translates to MADPSTYRPAPGTIPTQPGVYRFSDEHGQVIYVGKAKNLRNRLNSYFQDISALHPRTQRMVTTAAHVQWTVVQNELESLQLEYTWIKEFDPRFNVMYRDDKSYPWLCITWSDEFPRVFVGRGKRRKGWRYFGPFGQAWAIRDTMETLLRVFPMRSCSTGVFNRARSQGRPCLLGYIGKCSAPCVDRIGPDEHRAIVEDFCSFMAGRTAPILRRIRTEMDEAAENLEFERAAVLRDSLDSLTKAMERNAIVLTDGTDADVIALAVDPLEVGVKIFHVRNGRVRGERGWVADRADNAEPAELMEEFLLQLYGLDPDGTSGQIRDDGLGPAIPKEVLVSVEPSSLEGLGELLTNLRGSKVNLRVPMRGDKRTLMDTVTRNAQEVLEQHKLKRSSDLATRTRALEEIQEALGLDRAPLRMESYDISHIQGTNVVGSMVVFEDGMPRKSEYRRFVIKSFDGSDDFAAMHEVLSRRLRRLLEDREQMAAAAEPDGEVTGTLVDPTTGAPRKFAYAPHLIVVDGGAPQVHAAQQVLEEFGLDDEVALCGLAKRLEEVWLPDEEWPVILPRTSEGLYLLQRLRDEAHRFAITFHRSKRSKAMVESVLDDVPGLGEVRRKALLKKFSSVRALRRASVEEIAELPGFGPKLATQVVTALQGEQTPTGVNTATGEVIEE; encoded by the coding sequence GTGGCTGATCCGTCCACCTACCGGCCCGCCCCCGGGACGATTCCCACCCAGCCCGGCGTCTACCGATTCAGCGACGAGCACGGTCAGGTCATCTACGTCGGCAAGGCGAAGAACCTGCGCAACCGTCTCAACTCGTACTTCCAGGACATCTCGGCCCTGCACCCGCGCACCCAGCGGATGGTCACCACCGCCGCCCACGTGCAGTGGACCGTCGTGCAGAACGAGTTGGAGTCCCTGCAGCTCGAGTACACGTGGATCAAGGAGTTCGACCCGCGGTTCAACGTCATGTACCGCGACGACAAGTCGTACCCGTGGCTGTGCATCACGTGGAGCGATGAGTTCCCACGCGTGTTCGTCGGCCGCGGCAAACGCCGCAAGGGATGGCGCTACTTCGGCCCGTTCGGCCAGGCGTGGGCCATTCGCGACACCATGGAGACCCTGCTGCGCGTCTTCCCGATGCGTTCGTGCTCCACCGGCGTGTTCAACCGGGCCCGCTCCCAGGGGCGCCCCTGCCTGCTGGGCTACATCGGCAAGTGCTCGGCTCCCTGTGTGGACCGGATCGGCCCCGACGAGCATCGCGCCATCGTCGAGGACTTCTGCTCCTTCATGGCCGGGCGCACCGCGCCGATCCTGCGACGCATCCGCACCGAGATGGACGAGGCCGCCGAGAACCTTGAATTCGAGCGGGCCGCCGTGCTGCGCGACTCGTTGGACTCGCTCACCAAGGCCATGGAACGCAACGCCATCGTGCTCACCGACGGCACCGATGCCGACGTCATCGCCCTGGCGGTGGACCCCTTGGAGGTGGGGGTGAAGATCTTCCACGTGCGCAACGGGCGAGTTCGTGGCGAACGCGGCTGGGTGGCCGATCGTGCCGACAACGCCGAGCCTGCCGAGCTCATGGAGGAGTTCCTGCTGCAGCTCTACGGGCTGGATCCCGACGGTACCTCCGGCCAGATCCGCGACGACGGGCTGGGCCCGGCGATCCCCAAGGAGGTCCTCGTCTCGGTCGAACCGAGTTCCCTGGAGGGCCTGGGCGAACTGCTCACGAACCTGCGCGGCTCCAAGGTGAACCTGCGCGTGCCGATGCGTGGCGACAAACGCACCCTCATGGACACCGTCACCCGCAACGCCCAGGAGGTGCTCGAACAGCACAAGCTCAAACGCTCCTCCGACCTCGCCACCCGCACCCGTGCCCTGGAGGAGATCCAGGAGGCGCTCGGGTTGGACCGTGCCCCGCTGCGCATGGAGTCCTATGACATCTCCCACATTCAGGGCACGAATGTCGTGGGTTCCATGGTCGTCTTCGAGGACGGCATGCCGCGCAAGTCGGAATATCGCCGGTTCGTCATCAAGAGTTTCGACGGCTCGGACGACTTCGCCGCCATGCACGAGGTGCTCTCACGGCGCCTTCGTCGTCTGCTGGAGGACCGGGAACAGATGGCTGCCGCCGCCGAACCCGACGGCGAGGTCACCGGTACGCTCGTCGATCCCACGACCGGCGCTCCACGCAAGTTCGCCTACGCCCCGCACCTCATCGTCGTCGACGGGGGTGCCCCTCAGGTGCATGCCGCCCAGCAGGTGCTCGAGGAGTTCGGACTGGACGACGAGGTCGCCCTGTGTGGCCTCGCCAAGCGCCTTGAGGAGGTGTGGCTGCCCGACGAGGAGTGGCCGGTCATCCTGCCACGGACCTCGGAGGGGCTCTACCTGCTGCAGCGGTTGCGCGACGAGGCCCACCGGTTCGCCATCACCTTTCACCGATCCAAACGATCCAAGGCGATGGTCGAGTCCGTCCTGGACGACGTGCCTGGGCTGGGGGAGGTGCGTCGCAAGGCCCTGCTCAAGAAATTCTCCTCGGTGCGGGCGCTGCGTCGCGCCAGCGTCGAGGAGATTGCCGAGCTGCCCGGGTTCGGCCCCAAACTTGCCACCCAGGTCGTCACGGCCCTGCAGGGTGAGCAGACGCCGACCGGCGTCAACACTGCCACCGGCGAGGTGATCGAGGAGTGA
- a CDS encoding histidine phosphatase family protein: MHLLLIRHGQSTNNALANQGGNAYTTGRLPDPELTELGHRQAHALADWIPGVDPRPTHIYCSPMSRTLQTAAPMADALDLPIGVKSMLHERPGPVQITSDGPRAHPGSSRSVLAAHSPRAVLDPDITEDGWYHDDIETPAHAVERANRIASWLISAHADDDVVAWVGHGAIGALTLETIIAPQRAAQLADYPTGTEPWWFNLANTSTSMIEIHPNSCEVHWINRVDHLVVAGMVHGARASATGNPGTR, encoded by the coding sequence GTGCATCTTCTCCTCATCCGCCACGGACAGTCCACCAACAACGCCCTCGCCAACCAAGGAGGAAACGCCTACACCACCGGTCGTCTGCCCGACCCGGAACTCACCGAACTCGGGCACCGTCAGGCCCACGCGCTCGCCGACTGGATTCCCGGCGTCGATCCGCGCCCGACGCACATCTACTGCTCCCCCATGAGCCGCACCCTGCAGACCGCCGCACCGATGGCCGACGCCCTCGATCTTCCGATCGGCGTCAAGAGCATGCTGCACGAGCGCCCCGGCCCGGTGCAGATCACCTCGGACGGTCCCCGGGCACATCCCGGCTCGTCGCGCTCCGTACTTGCGGCGCACAGCCCGCGTGCCGTCCTCGATCCCGACATCACCGAGGACGGCTGGTACCACGACGACATCGAGACCCCGGCCCATGCCGTCGAGCGGGCCAACCGGATCGCGTCATGGCTCATCAGTGCCCACGCCGATGACGACGTCGTCGCCTGGGTGGGGCACGGCGCCATCGGGGCACTCACCCTGGAGACGATCATCGCCCCGCAGCGCGCCGCCCAGCTGGCCGACTACCCCACCGGCACCGAACCGTGGTGGTTCAACCTGGCCAACACGTCCACCTCGATGATCGAGATTCATCCCAATTCCTGTGAAGTGCACTGGATCAACCGAGTCGATCACCTCGTCGTCGCCGGCATGGTGCATGGCGCACGAGCCAGCGCCACCGGAAATCCCGGCACCCGCTGA